A single region of the Streptomyces sp. ITFR-16 genome encodes:
- a CDS encoding ClpX C4-type zinc finger protein encodes MARSFTDRLRRWSGTHAKACAFCGGLRPGDRSLTGSRRSKICAGCVQECQTRLAEAPMANPPLRRTVWLAQMYCSFCGHSPAPNRELVPGPRVWICSECLTKYHSELIAPRTSP; translated from the coding sequence ATGGCGCGTAGTTTCACCGACCGCCTACGCCGCTGGTCCGGCACGCACGCGAAGGCCTGCGCGTTTTGCGGCGGTCTCCGGCCAGGAGATAGGAGTCTGACAGGCAGCCGCCGCTCAAAAATTTGTGCGGGATGTGTGCAGGAGTGCCAAACTCGGCTTGCCGAAGCACCAATGGCAAATCCTCCACTGCGCAGGACGGTCTGGCTGGCGCAGATGTATTGCTCCTTCTGTGGCCACTCGCCCGCGCCCAACCGCGAGCTTGTGCCAGGGCCCCGCGTGTGGATCTGCAGTGAATGTCTCACAAAATACCACTCGGAGTTGATTGCGCCCCGAACATCCCCTTAG
- a CDS encoding replication initiation protein has protein sequence MTRRYVEANPSAMSNLLVVDVDHSDAVLRAVSSVGSHPLPNAVVENPVNGHAHAVWALAEAVTRAEYARRKPLAYAAAVTEGLRRALDGDAAYSGLMTKNPLHTDWSTEWLHGGLHTLGGLEEALSGHMPPARWRETKRFRTNITGLGRNCSIFETARTWAYREVRHHFGSPDTLHTAIHTEVQTRNAEFAEPLPAVEARAIANSIHRWITTRSRMWKDGAAVYEATFVAIQSARAKKGGAARAARRDERTEAMLEYMRGKP, from the coding sequence ATGACCCGTCGGTATGTGGAGGCGAACCCGTCGGCGATGAGCAACCTCCTCGTCGTGGACGTGGACCACTCGGATGCGGTGCTGCGGGCGGTGTCGTCGGTGGGGTCGCATCCGCTGCCCAACGCGGTCGTGGAGAACCCGGTGAACGGGCATGCTCATGCGGTGTGGGCGTTGGCGGAGGCGGTGACGCGGGCCGAGTACGCCCGGCGCAAGCCACTGGCCTACGCCGCCGCGGTCACCGAGGGTTTGCGCCGTGCGCTGGACGGCGATGCGGCGTACTCGGGGCTGATGACGAAGAACCCGCTGCACACGGACTGGAGCACCGAGTGGCTCCACGGCGGGCTCCACACGCTCGGCGGCCTGGAGGAGGCGCTGAGCGGCCACATGCCGCCCGCGCGCTGGCGGGAGACCAAGCGGTTCCGCACCAACATCACCGGGCTGGGGCGCAACTGCTCGATCTTCGAGACGGCCCGGACCTGGGCGTACCGCGAGGTACGCCACCACTTCGGCAGCCCCGACACGCTCCACACCGCCATTCACACTGAGGTACAGACCCGCAACGCCGAATTCGCGGAGCCGCTGCCGGCCGTGGAGGCGCGTGCGATCGCCAACAGCATCCACCGGTGGATCACGACGCGCTCCAGGATGTGGAAGGACGGTGCGGCGGTCTACGAGGCCACCTTCGTCGCCATCCAGTCCGCCCGTGCCAAGAAGGGCGGCGCGGCGCGCGCTGCACGCCGCGACGAGCGCACCGAAGCCATGCTTGAGTACATGAGAGGGAAGCCGTGA
- the acpP gene encoding acyl carrier protein gives MATVKERVVRVIADQLGVPREAVVPDARLMEDLGADDLDMPEIVMALEEEFDTEIPEEEAEKIITVQDAVDFINASHR, from the coding sequence ATGGCAACCGTCAAGGAGAGGGTCGTGCGCGTCATCGCCGATCAGTTGGGGGTTCCGCGAGAAGCGGTGGTTCCCGATGCCCGTCTCATGGAAGACCTCGGCGCGGACGACCTGGACATGCCGGAGATCGTGATGGCGCTGGAGGAGGAGTTCGACACCGAGATCCCCGAGGAGGAGGCAGAGAAGATCATCACCGTCCAGGACGCCGTCGACTTCATCAATGCCAGCCATCGGTAG